The following are encoded together in the Pedobacter steynii genome:
- the nrdF gene encoding class 1b ribonucleoside-diphosphate reductase subunit beta, with protein MNQYKAVNWNTPENDYAGMFWEQNLRQFWVDTEYIPSKDIDSWKSLTPEIQQAYKRALGGLTLLDTLQSHTGMPKLLDHIDGLQNKAVLSFMCMMEAIHAKSYSTIFTTVNSTAEINELFEWVESNKLLQFKAATIDKYYRSLDANKVSDETLFMGLAASVLLESFLFYSGFFMPLWLSGQGQMVASADIIKKIVADESIHGVFVGLLAQDVYKRLPNPEKSKEELIRLLMELYENELKYTDELYTEVGLTADVKEYVRYNANKAMMNLGFEELFEVKAVNSIVLNGLNVDTTQHDFFSKKSTNYEKSMEVVYLRDEDFQVEAGPVF; from the coding sequence ATGAATCAATATAAAGCAGTAAACTGGAACACTCCTGAGAATGATTATGCCGGCATGTTCTGGGAACAGAACCTGCGTCAGTTCTGGGTGGATACAGAATATATTCCTTCCAAAGATATCGATAGCTGGAAGTCTTTAACGCCCGAAATTCAACAGGCCTACAAAAGAGCTCTTGGGGGGTTAACCTTGCTGGATACTTTACAAAGTCATACCGGAATGCCAAAACTGCTGGACCATATAGATGGTTTGCAGAATAAGGCTGTCCTGTCTTTTATGTGTATGATGGAAGCCATTCATGCCAAATCTTACTCGACAATCTTTACAACAGTAAACAGTACTGCAGAGATTAATGAATTATTTGAATGGGTGGAAAGCAATAAACTATTACAGTTTAAAGCGGCAACAATAGACAAATATTATAGAAGTCTGGATGCTAATAAAGTAAGTGATGAAACTTTATTTATGGGATTGGCGGCATCTGTATTATTAGAGTCTTTTCTATTTTATAGTGGGTTCTTTATGCCTTTGTGGCTATCCGGACAGGGGCAAATGGTAGCCAGCGCAGACATCATCAAGAAAATTGTGGCTGATGAGTCTATTCATGGTGTATTCGTTGGCTTACTGGCGCAGGATGTTTATAAAAGACTTCCTAACCCGGAAAAAAGCAAGGAAGAACTGATCAGGTTGTTGATGGAACTTTATGAAAATGAATTAAAGTATACTGACGAATTATATACTGAAGTGGGACTTACTGCAGACGTAAAAGAATATGTACGTTACAATGCAAATAAAGCAATGATGAATTTAGGTTTCGAAGAATTATTCGAAGTGAAAGCAGTAAATTCTATTGTTTTGAACGGTTTAAATGTAGATACTACACAGCATGATTTCTTCTCTAAGAAATCTACAAACTATGAAAAAAGCATGGAAGTCGTTTATCTGAGGGATGAAGATTTTCAGGTGGAAGCCGGTCCTGTGTTTTAA